A window of Glycine soja cultivar W05 chromosome 13, ASM419377v2, whole genome shotgun sequence genomic DNA:
agcgGGCCTTggttatatttaaaagtattatttcttttagatttttttgagaaattattttaaattgttaataCAATAACATTAGTTGGaactttaatttgttaatggaCAAAGCAATACAAGATACAAGTTATTACACTGTTATAAATAATGctaacaattttaataattgttacttcagaaaaatattcaaaatttaaattaataaaatcttacttaaaataaaaaaatataaataaattaaatcatcaaattttattactcaatattttttgttaattttttttactataataaaACTATATCATATTACTCTTATtagattatataatataataaataattaaaataattaataaaaaatatcatataattctttaatttttaaaaccttatataaatactttttaacaatatttatgatcaaacaaataattttttttcatatccaaaaatcatattttttttaatatgaaaaaatttctTTCATACCAAAATTCTCCtttgtgcatttttttctctcttattaaACTGTAATGTACAAGGAATCaggattataattttaaaagtttatttttataacaataaatacATTGATTATTCACTATATATATccctcatttaaaaaaaaaaattctttttttattcgtCCATTTTCTCCTAAAAGgaagtatataatttttaaatgcaaatataattattatatatatttaaaacccACTCTCAAGTACACAAAAAATCTTTCATTTAAGATTGTGAATTCAAGCGCGCGCGtcactcacattttttttcacgaTAGTCATGGGCTCATGGCAAATCTACGGCATGATTAGGTGAATCTTTCAAGCCGATGCAATCAATAAAAAACCATATGTCATAGTATTACTTTATTTAAATGCAGccaaaaaaagtattatttctTTAAAGAGCATCTATGTCGGGACTTTATTTAAATGCATCTTTAAAGAGCATCTATGTCgtctattatttaaatataattcatctcatattatatatttaatatgtatatatatattaaaaaataaaattcaacttttTCTAGAAATTATGGTGATTATATTACTTTTACGTTGTAGTATGCGCACGAATTTGTACCAAATAGTGCTTTCCAAAGGGTGATATAAATTTCAAAcatctcttatatttttttttctcttttttcatatCATCCTTTAttatcaatcaaataaattatttatttcttttttttttatctcacttAAAGTGTCTACACCTACCTGGTACAAGGATGttcaagaattatttttctttttgaaatttaaatgaccCATGCTAATTCtaataaagaaactaaaaaaatagttaatgtcATGGGCAATAGAAAACTCCCATGTTCTACTCGtgcacaattttttaattttcccaGATTAATTTGATACTTCACtgtcaagaaaataataatagggATATATGCGCGCCAGGCGTGCATTGCACTAGAGATTAAAATAACTGTAGTGGAATTAATGAGTGCCACATTTTAGCAGCAACATCTATAAATGAAGGTTTAAAGCTTCAAGGTTATTATACATGCACAGCTAGAGTTAAGAGAGGAGATGGGAGAAATAGAAAGAGAGGAGATGTCGTCGACAAGGtgggagaaggaggaggaagaagaagaagaagaggcccAAATGGATATCTGGAAGTACATATTTGGGTTTGTGGAACTGGCAGTGATAAAATGTGCGATTGAGCTTGGCATAGCTGAAGCCATAGAGAAGCATGGAAGTCCCATGACACTATCGGAGATATCATCAAGTTTAGGGTGTGATACTTCACATCTGAAGCGCATCATGAGGTTCCTGGTGCAAAGAAAGATATTCAAAGGCGACGGGTGCAGCAGGGGCTATTCTCAATCAGCTCTGTCTCGTCGATTGATGAGAAACGGCGAACACAGCATGGCTAGTTTACTCTTGCTGGAGAGTAGTCCTGTAATGCTGGCACCTTGGCACAGTCTGAGTGCTCGCGTCATGGCCAATGGCAACCCCTCATTTGCAAAGGCTCACGGTGAAGACGTGTGGCGCTATGCTGCCGCAAATCTCGATCACAGCAACCTCATCAACGAAGCAATGGCATGTGATGCTAAGCTTGTTATGCCTATCATCATTCAAAGTTGCAGCGAGGCATTTCATGGCCTCAAGTCCTTGGTGGATGTCGGTGGGGGCAACGGCACCGCCATGCGCATCCTGGCTAAGGCTTGCCCTTCCATTCGACCCATCAATTTTGATCTTCCTCATGTCATTGCCCTCTGCGATGGCGATGGCGATGGCGTCCAACACGTGTCAGGCGACATGTTTCTAAGTGTTCCTAAAGCTGATGCTGCTTTTCTTATGGTACgtacagtatatatatatatatatatatatataaactcattTGTGcactttaaataaaatcaatttgattttgcTTGCATGCAGTGGGTTTTGCACGATTGGTCAGACGAAGAGTGCATCCAAATCTTAAAGAAGTGTAGGGAAGCCATATCAAATTCAAAGGAAAACGGAAGGGTTATTATTGTGGAGGCGGTGAttgaaggagaaggagaaggagaaggagggAAGCATGACGGATTGAAGGATGTGGGATTGATGCTGGACATGGTAATGATGGCGCACACTAACTTCGGCAAAGAGCGCACACTCAAAGAGTGGGAATATGTCATCAAAATGGCAGGATTTAGCTCATACACTGTCAAACCCATTCATGCTGTGCAGTCCGTCATTATGGCTTTCTACTAAAATATATCCACCAAAAATTACCCTTGCAAGTTTGCCACTAAAatgcattaaataatttaataaaaaataaaacatattgtgTGATCCATCTTGCACGTGTAAAACAGTGTATGTTAATTTGTTGTAACAATATGAAAGCATTTCATTTTCTGTATGTTTGTTCGAGAGGAGAATAAAACGTATCTTTAAATCATACACTActgtattttctttcttctctgcACCCACCACGGCAGCATTGATTTTACGTGAAAATTTTtgtacaattattttaaaatctcttTTTGAATCAAT
This region includes:
- the LOC114380958 gene encoding acetylserotonin O-methyltransferase-like: MGEIEREEMSSTRWEKEEEEEEEEAQMDIWKYIFGFVELAVIKCAIELGIAEAIEKHGSPMTLSEISSSLGCDTSHLKRIMRFLVQRKIFKGDGCSRGYSQSALSRRLMRNGEHSMASLLLLESSPVMLAPWHSLSARVMANGNPSFAKAHGEDVWRYAAANLDHSNLINEAMACDAKLVMPIIIQSCSEAFHGLKSLVDVGGGNGTAMRILAKACPSIRPINFDLPHVIALCDGDGDGVQHVSGDMFLSVPKADAAFLMWVLHDWSDEECIQILKKCREAISNSKENGRVIIVEAVIEGEGEGEGGKHDGLKDVGLMLDMVMMAHTNFGKERTLKEWEYVIKMAGFSSYTVKPIHAVQSVIMAFY